The Desulfatibacillum aliphaticivorans DSM 15576 genome segment GAGTCGGGCTGGGGCAGAAACGTCCCGGAGCTGGAGCTCAAGGAAATGGAGCAAATGACAGGCGTGGGCGCCGGATACTTTCTCACGACTCCTGTGTTCGATCTGGACCTCTTCGAAAAATTCCTCAAACAGGCCAACACCTTCGGCGTACCGGTCATCGCCGAACTCATGATCCTGCGCACCGCGGGCATGGCCCGCTTCCTCAACCGCCATATTCGCTCGGGCCTGGTGCCGGACTGGGTCATCAAAAAGCTGGCGCAAGCCCCGGACAAGCAAAAAGCAAGCATAGAACTTTTCGCCGATCTGGCCAAGGGCCTCAAAGACCTGTGCGACGGTGTGCACATCATCAGCATCGGCGGAACCGACAAACTCAAGCATTACCTGGACGCCGCCAAACTGCGTTAGGCGGGTCCTTAAAATAACACTCACGCTTCCGCATCATGTTTCCTGATCCTTCAGGCGGCGGCCGCAGAGGCCTCCGGTCATGGAAAGGAGTGAGTCTTGAGAAACGTCACACTCGCCATCAACGGGAAAACCGTGCGATGCTCCTCGGAAACCTCCCTCCTGGACGCCTGCACCGCCCAGGGCGTTGACATCCCCACCTTATGCCATCATCCCCAGCTAAAGCCGTTTGGGGCGTGCAGGCTCTGCATCGTGGAGGACGCCAAAAGCGGACGGATTTTCGCCTCGTGCGTTACGCCCGTTTCCCAGGACATGGAAATCCAAACCCACTCGGAACGGGTCGTGCGGCATCGCCGGAACATCATCCGGCTGATCATGGCCGAGCATCCCGAGTCCTGCCTGGTCTGCTCCAAGGGCAATCACTGCGACCTTCGCAAGATCGCCGCCCAACTGGGCGTTGGCCAGACCGGCCTTTACCCCATGCACAACTACAAGGGCATCGAGCAGGCCAATCCTTTTATTATAAGAGACTTGACCAAATGCATCCTGTGCGGCAAGTGCATAAGGGCCGACCACGAACTTGTTTGCGCCGGCGCCATCGACTACAACCACCGGGGTTTCGACGCCCGGCCCGCGACCCTGTTCGAACAGCCTTTGGAAAAATCCGAATGCACCTTTTGCGGAACCTGCGTTTCCCTCTGTCCCACCGGCGCCCTGACCATGAAAAACGTCCGCTACGTGGGAACTCCCCAAAAGGAGCATGAGTCCATCTGCGGCTTCTGCGCCGCGGGCTGCGCCGTCAGCCTGGGCGTTACGGACGGGCAGGTCGTGGAAGTAACGCCCTCCCCCAGAACGGACACGGTCAACGGAGTGACCTTGTGCGTGCGGGGCCACTTCGCCCACGATTTTCTACAATCCGAACATCGCCTGACCTCGCCCATGGTCAAAAAGGACGGGGAATGGACGGAGATTTCCTGGACGGAAGCCATTGAAATTCTCAGCGAAAAGCTCCTGTCCGTCAAAAAGGAGCACGGCCCCCGAACCATCGGTTTTATGGGCTCCTCCAAATGCACCAACGAGGAAAACTACCTGTTCCAGAAAATCGCCCGCTCCCTATTGGAAACCAACAACATCGACAGCGGCGGCCATCTTTTCGGCCTTCCCCTGGCGGCTCAATTGGACCAAAGGCTTGGAGGCCGATTCCGCGCCCGCCCCTTAAAAGGCCTGGAGCAGGCCGAGGCGATCTTTGTGATTGGCGCCAACCCGGGAAACTCCGTGCCCGTGGCCGGATACCACATCAAAAGGGCGGCGCAAAACGGAACCCCGCTCATAGTCGCAGACCCATTGCCGACGGACCTCAACCGCTTCGCCAACCTGCGCCTCCCCGTCGCTCCCGGCAGGGATTTGGATATGGTCAACGCCATATCCGCCCTGTTGCTGGAGAAAAAGGCTTACGATGCAACCTACACCGCCGAGAACACCACGGGCTTTTCCTTTTTCAGGACCGGGCTCAGCTCCATCAGCTTTGAAAGAGCCGCCAAGACCACCGGGCTGAAGCTGGAGAAACTGGAGCAGGCCGCCGAGATGATTTCCGGCAAGAAAATCGCCTTTGTCGTCGGCCAGGGAGTGCTCCAGCAGCCTAAAGGACAGGAAACCCTGGACGCGGTCGTCAATCTGGCTTTGATTACCGGAAGCCTGGATAAGGGCGCCTCCGGCATCTATATTTTACATCGCGAAAACAACCAATTAGGCGCGCTCGACATGGGCTGTGCGCCGGACGGCCTACCCGGCCGTTCTTCCCTCTCTGACGAAAAAGCCCGCAAAACCTGGGCAAGCGCCTGGGGATCCAAAATGTCGCCGGATCCCGGGCTCTCCCTGGTGCAAATGATTCGCGAGGCTGACAAGGGCAACTTAAAGGCCCTGTATATCATGGGGGAAAATCCGGCGCGCAGCCTTCCTGATCCCGGCTTTGTAAAGGCTGCGTTGGAAAAGGTGGATTTCCTGGCGGTTCAGGACATCCTCATGACCGAAACCGCCCAACTGGCCGACATGATTCTCCCGGGCGCGGTCTTCGCCGAAAAGGCAGGCTCCTTCACCAACATGGAAGGCCGCGTCCAATCCTTTAAACCCGCCCTGCCCCTGCCCGGCGCCGCCCGGCCGGATTGGGAAATCCTGGCCATGCTCGCCCAAAAGCTGGGCATGGACGCCCGGTATTCGGATGTCAGGGACATTCAAAAGGAAATCGCCCGGTTGATTCCATCCTACGGGGAGCAATACCTAACTTCCCCGGTTTCGTGGGTGAAAGACGCCTTCCAGGACGATCAACCCATGGCCTTCACCACACCCGTGTGCTGGGACGGCGAAAAGCCTCCGGCGGGCTTTGATTTTACGGCTATTGCAGGTTCAATCCGTTTGCACCTGGGTTCCGGCACGCGAACCGGCCAGTCCTCCCGGATCATTGCCTGGGACGGCCGGGCCTCCATTGAGATGTCCCCCACGGACGCAGCGAGTTTAGGCATAGAAAACGGGGACGCCGTCAGGGTGGTATCGCAAACGGGAAGCATGCAAGGAACCGCCAAGCTGGTTTTCGGATTTCCCGAAGGCCTGTTGCGAACGCCGGCGGGCGCGGCCGGCCATTCCCTGGCGGGCTTATTGGATATTTCACAGACGCCCGGCGCGGTTTATTCCGGGTGTAAATCCTTTCCGGTGAATGTGGAGAAAAGCAATGAAACCTAAAGAAATCGACATGGTCAAACTGCGAGGCATCATCGGAGAATACAAAGACGTCAAATGGGGGCTCATCCCCCTGCTCCAGGCCGTGCAGGAGGAATTCGGCTACGTGCCTCCCGAGTCCATTGAACCGATCGCCGAGGCATTGAACATCCCGCCTTCCGAAGTGCAGGGCGTGGTGACCTTTTACGCGGGATTCAGCCTCAAGCCCAAAGGTAAGTACGTCTTGAGGGTGTGCCGGGGCACGGCCTGCCACGTCAAGGGCGGCCAAAGCATTTTGTCCAGCGTAAAAAAACACCTGCATCTGGAGGAAGGGGAAACCAGCGAGGACTTTCAGTTCAGCCTGGAAACCGTGGCATGCCTGGGGGCCTGCTTTGTGGCGCCTGCCATGATGGTCAACCGGACCTATTTCGGCAAGCTGTCCCCGGACAAGGTCAATAACGTTATCGGACAATACGAAAAAACCGAGGGGGATGGGTAATGAATAAACTCACTTCCATCGGGCAGATGGAATGGCTCCGAAACAAGACGCAGGCCGCCCTAAGCCAGGCCCGGAACGTCATCCATGTTTGCATGACCGGATGCCGGGCGTACGGGGCCGCCGAGGTTCTCCAGTCGCTCCAGGACGAGGTCAAACGCCAGGGCATGGAAAAGGAAGTGGAGGTGCGCTCCACCGGCTGCCACGGCTTTTGCGCTCGGGCGCCGGTCATCGCCCTGGATCCCCTGGGAGTCCAATACCAGGAAGTCGGCCCCGAGGATGCGGCGGAGATCATCGACCTAACTATCAAGCAAAACAGGCTTATCGACCGCTTGGCGTACAAGGAGCCAAAAACCAACAAGCCCATTTATTACCGGGACCAGATACCCTTTTACATGAAGCAGGAGCGCCGGGTTCTGGCCCTGTGCGGCAGGATCGACCCCACCAGCATCGAGCATTATATAGCGGCCGGGGGGTATCAGGCATTGGTTCGGGTTCTTTCCGGCATGGCGCCCGAACAGGTCGCCCAAGAGGTTATTGACGCCAAGCTGCGCGGCCGGGGCGGGGCCGGATTTCCCGCCGGATTGAAATGGAAATTCGCCCGCCAGTCTTCCGCCAATCCCAAGTACATCATTTGCAACGCGGACGAAGGCGATCCGGGCGCGTTCATGGATCGGGCCATTTTGGAAGGCGATCCCCATTCGGTGATCGAAGGCATGATCATCGGCGCATACGCCATGGGCGCCCGCTACGGATTCATTTACGTGCGGGAGGAATATCCCATAGCCGTGGAGCATTTGAACTGCGCCATCGCCCAGGCCCGGGAGCTTGGCCTTTTAGGAGAATACATCCTGGGGACCGGTTTTTCCTTTGATCTTTCCCTGAAAATGGGGGCGGGCGCCTTTGTATGCGGCGAGGAAACCGCGCTCATGGCGTCCATCGAAGGAAAGCGGGGCATGCCCCGGGCCAGGCCGCCCTTCCCCGCCCAATCCGGCGTGGACGGCAAGCCGTCCAACATCAACAATGTGGAAACCTTCGCCAACGTGCCGTTGATCCTGAAAAACGGAGCGGGCTGGTACGCCCAGGTGGGCACGGAAAACAGCAAGGGCACCAAAATTTTCTCCCTGGCCGGCAAGGTAAACAACACGGGCCTCGTGGAAGTGCCCATAGGAACCAGCATCCGCGAGGTGGTGTTTGACATCGGCGGCGGCATACCCAAAGGCCGGAAATTTAAGGCCGTGCAAATGGGCGGCCCGTCAGGCGGCTGCGTTCCCGCGCAATTTTTGAACCTGTCCATCGATTACGACACCCTGCAGAAAATCGGCGCCATCATGGGCTCCGGCGGCATGGTGGTCATGGACGAGAACAACTGCATGGTGGAAATCGCCCGGTTCTTCCTGGCATTCACCCAGTCCGAGTCCTGCGGCAAATGCTCACCCTGCCGGCTGGGAACCACCCAGCTTTTGGAAATCCTCAACCGCATTACCACGGGCCGGGGCAAATTGGAGGATATCGAAACCATCAAGGAAATCGGCCGGACCATGACCGAGGCCTCCCTGTGCGGCCTGGGCCAGAACTGCGCCAAGCCCGCCATATCCACGCTCCAGTATTTCCTCAAGGAATACGAGGACCACATCCTGGAAAACCGGTGCGCAGGCGCGGTCTGCAAATCCATGGTGATTTCCGCCTGCCAGCACGCCTGCCCGGCGGGCATTGACGTGCCCAATTACGTGGCGGCCATCGCCCGGGGCAGGTTCCAGGACGCCGTGGACATCATCCGGGAACGCAACCCCTTCCCGGCCGTGTGCGGCCGCATTTGCATCCATCCGTGCGAGTTTAAGTGCCGCCGGGGGGAGCTGGACGAACCCGTGGCCATCCGGTTGTTAAAACGCTTCGCCACGGACTGGTATTTTGACAACATGGGCGTTGAAGCCGAGCCCTTCCCGGTCACCCGGGAGGAAAAAGTGGCGGTGGTCGGCGCCGGACCGGCCGGACTTACCTGCGCATACTTCCTGGCGGAAATGGGGTACAAAGCCACGGTATTCGAAGCTGCGCCCAAAGGCGGCGGCATGCTGGGGATCACCGTGCCCGAATTCCGCCTGCCCAGGCATGTCATTGAGCAGGAAATCCAATACATCCGGAACAAGGGCGTTGAAATTCAATACAACTCGCCCATCGACGCCAACCATACGGTCAACGATCTCATGGCCTCGGGCTTTAAGGCCGTGTTCATCGCGGCGGGCGCCCAGGCCAGCAAAACCATCGGCATCCCCGGCGAGGAAGATGGCCTGGACGGCTTGTTCTACGGACTGCAGTTCCTGACCCAGGTCAAAGGGGAAAACCCTGTGTCCTTGTCAGGCAGGGCGGTGGTGATCGGCGGCGGCAACGTGGCCATTGACGTGGCCCGCACCGCGCTCAGGGTGGGAGCCTCCGACGTGCAGGTGTTCTGCCTGGAATCCTTTGACCAGATGCCCGCCTGGGACAAAGAGGTGGACGAGGCCATGGAGGAAGGGATTGTGATCAATCCCAGCTGGAGCCCGCGCCTGATAGTCAGCGAAGCCGGAAAGGTGCAGGGCGTGGAATTCTCCCGGTGCGATTCGGTTTTTGACGATGACGGAAAGTTCAACCCCACCTGCGACGACTCCACAATTCGCATGGTGGAGGCGGAGAACGTCATCATCTCCATCGGCCAGGCGGCGGACATGTCCTTCCTTTCCCAGGACGAGCAGTTGGAGCGGGCCTTGTGGGGAACCCTGGCCGTGGACGAAAACAGGCTGGCCACCAACATCCCCGGCATCTTTGCCGGCGGAGACTTTACCACCGGCCCCACCTTTGTCATCCGGGCCATTTCCTCCGGCCGCAGGGCCGCCATAGCCATAGACAAGTACCTTTCCGGCGACGAGGGCCGGGTTCATACTCCGGACCGGAAGACCAGGTTGATACAGGACGCAGGCCTTGCCCTGGAGGACGAAGAAGGCGGCAAGGAGGCGCCCCGCGTCAAAGTCGCCTTGGAGGATACGCAGGAAAGGGCGCATGATTTCAGGGAAATCGAAAAGGGATTCACCCGAGAGCAAGCGTTGCGGGAAGCCGTTCGCTGCCTTAGGTGCGACCTTGAAAGAGAGGAGGAAGCCTCATGATCCGTTCCATTACGCGAAAAAAACCCGACGAGGAACTGGACAGGCTGCTTGAAAACCAGGACAGGGTGTTCATTTTCGGCTGCGGAACCTGCACCACCCTCACCAACACAGGCGGCGCGGAGCAGGTGCAGGCCATGCAGGAGTATCTGGCTTCCAAAGGCAAACTGGTGACCGGATCCACGGTCCTGCCCGTGGCCTGCGATAACCTGACCCACGAGGGCCTCCGGGCGTTTTCCGGCCAGATTAACCAGGCCAGCGCCCTGGTTATCATGTCTTGCGCTTTCGGCGTCCAGAACATCGCCAGCCAGTTGCAAAAAATGGTGATCCCGGCCCTGGACACTCTGTTCATCGGCAAGGAAACGGGCGTGGGCCAGTTCAACGAAGTGTGCACCCAGTGCGGAACCTGCGTGCTGGGGGAAACCGGCGGCATCTGCCCGGTTACGGCCTGCCACAAAGGGCTGATCAACGGCCCGTGCGGCGGCACCAACAACGGCAAATGCGAAATCGATAAAAACAAGGATTG includes the following:
- a CDS encoding molybdopterin-dependent oxidoreductase is translated as MRNVTLAINGKTVRCSSETSLLDACTAQGVDIPTLCHHPQLKPFGACRLCIVEDAKSGRIFASCVTPVSQDMEIQTHSERVVRHRRNIIRLIMAEHPESCLVCSKGNHCDLRKIAAQLGVGQTGLYPMHNYKGIEQANPFIIRDLTKCILCGKCIRADHELVCAGAIDYNHRGFDARPATLFEQPLEKSECTFCGTCVSLCPTGALTMKNVRYVGTPQKEHESICGFCAAGCAVSLGVTDGQVVEVTPSPRTDTVNGVTLCVRGHFAHDFLQSEHRLTSPMVKKDGEWTEISWTEAIEILSEKLLSVKKEHGPRTIGFMGSSKCTNEENYLFQKIARSLLETNNIDSGGHLFGLPLAAQLDQRLGGRFRARPLKGLEQAEAIFVIGANPGNSVPVAGYHIKRAAQNGTPLIVADPLPTDLNRFANLRLPVAPGRDLDMVNAISALLLEKKAYDATYTAENTTGFSFFRTGLSSISFERAAKTTGLKLEKLEQAAEMISGKKIAFVVGQGVLQQPKGQETLDAVVNLALITGSLDKGASGIYILHRENNQLGALDMGCAPDGLPGRSSLSDEKARKTWASAWGSKMSPDPGLSLVQMIREADKGNLKALYIMGENPARSLPDPGFVKAALEKVDFLAVQDILMTETAQLADMILPGAVFAEKAGSFTNMEGRVQSFKPALPLPGAARPDWEILAMLAQKLGMDARYSDVRDIQKEIARLIPSYGEQYLTSPVSWVKDAFQDDQPMAFTTPVCWDGEKPPAGFDFTAIAGSIRLHLGSGTRTGQSSRIIAWDGRASIEMSPTDAASLGIENGDAVRVVSQTGSMQGTAKLVFGFPEGLLRTPAGAAGHSLAGLLDISQTPGAVYSGCKSFPVNVEKSNET
- the nuoE gene encoding NADH-quinone oxidoreductase subunit NuoE produces the protein MKPKEIDMVKLRGIIGEYKDVKWGLIPLLQAVQEEFGYVPPESIEPIAEALNIPPSEVQGVVTFYAGFSLKPKGKYVLRVCRGTACHVKGGQSILSSVKKHLHLEEGETSEDFQFSLETVACLGACFVAPAMMVNRTYFGKLSPDKVNNVIGQYEKTEGDG
- a CDS encoding FAD-dependent oxidoreductase produces the protein MNKLTSIGQMEWLRNKTQAALSQARNVIHVCMTGCRAYGAAEVLQSLQDEVKRQGMEKEVEVRSTGCHGFCARAPVIALDPLGVQYQEVGPEDAAEIIDLTIKQNRLIDRLAYKEPKTNKPIYYRDQIPFYMKQERRVLALCGRIDPTSIEHYIAAGGYQALVRVLSGMAPEQVAQEVIDAKLRGRGGAGFPAGLKWKFARQSSANPKYIICNADEGDPGAFMDRAILEGDPHSVIEGMIIGAYAMGARYGFIYVREEYPIAVEHLNCAIAQARELGLLGEYILGTGFSFDLSLKMGAGAFVCGEETALMASIEGKRGMPRARPPFPAQSGVDGKPSNINNVETFANVPLILKNGAGWYAQVGTENSKGTKIFSLAGKVNNTGLVEVPIGTSIREVVFDIGGGIPKGRKFKAVQMGGPSGGCVPAQFLNLSIDYDTLQKIGAIMGSGGMVVMDENNCMVEIARFFLAFTQSESCGKCSPCRLGTTQLLEILNRITTGRGKLEDIETIKEIGRTMTEASLCGLGQNCAKPAISTLQYFLKEYEDHILENRCAGAVCKSMVISACQHACPAGIDVPNYVAAIARGRFQDAVDIIRERNPFPAVCGRICIHPCEFKCRRGELDEPVAIRLLKRFATDWYFDNMGVEAEPFPVTREEKVAVVGAGPAGLTCAYFLAEMGYKATVFEAAPKGGGMLGITVPEFRLPRHVIEQEIQYIRNKGVEIQYNSPIDANHTVNDLMASGFKAVFIAAGAQASKTIGIPGEEDGLDGLFYGLQFLTQVKGENPVSLSGRAVVIGGGNVAIDVARTALRVGASDVQVFCLESFDQMPAWDKEVDEAMEEGIVINPSWSPRLIVSEAGKVQGVEFSRCDSVFDDDGKFNPTCDDSTIRMVEAENVIISIGQAADMSFLSQDEQLERALWGTLAVDENRLATNIPGIFAGGDFTTGPTFVIRAISSGRRAAIAIDKYLSGDEGRVHTPDRKTRLIQDAGLALEDEEGGKEAPRVKVALEDTQERAHDFREIEKGFTREQALREAVRCLRCDLEREEEAS
- a CDS encoding methylenetetrahydrofolate reductase C-terminal domain-containing protein, with the protein product MIRSITRKKPDEELDRLLENQDRVFIFGCGTCTTLTNTGGAEQVQAMQEYLASKGKLVTGSTVLPVACDNLTHEGLRAFSGQINQASALVIMSCAFGVQNIASQLQKMVIPALDTLFIGKETGVGQFNEVCTQCGTCVLGETGGICPVTACHKGLINGPCGGTNNGKCEIDKNKDCAWTLIYNRLAEIGQLDLMKRFQPPRNHQGEPSPGKILLEG